A region from the Halosolutus gelatinilyticus genome encodes:
- a CDS encoding DNA polymerase II large subunit, with protein sequence MREADRRYFERLESQLDEAFDVAERAKEGSADPKPEVEIPVAKDMADRVENILGIEGVAERVRELEGEMSREEAALELAKDFAEGRVGDYETKAGKVEGAVRTAVALLTEGVVAAPIEGIDKVEIVENDDGTEFVNVYYAGPIRSAGGTAQALSVLVADYTRALVGIEQYDARQEEIERYAEEVALYDKETGLQYTPKDKETKFIAKHMPIMLDGEATGDEEVSGFRDLERVDTNSARGGMCLVMAEGIALKAPKIQRYTRNLDEIDWPWLQDLIDGTYYDDAEDDAESGDDADEDEAPAETDGEAEDDAESAVESEGPPRVGESKKFLRDLIAGRPVFSHPCAEGGFRLRYGRARNHGFATAGVHPAAMHLVDDFLATGTQIKTERPGKAAGVVPVDSIEGPTVKLANGDVRRIDDPENAVEIRNGVEKILDLGEYLVNYGEFVENNHPLAPASYTYEWWVQDLDAAGADVQALEDDPHVNLEFPPADRALEWAREYDAPLHPEYTYLWHDISVEAFCDLAATVADGRIEDGVDGEGTTLVLDYADATREALEAIVIEHRQREGEGRIEIDDWGPFVRSLGCEIRRTATDGARAEVDAEGEGPDPGAGAIELVRTWADDDLSERARTWGHEDDGDNAIEAVNEVAPFPVRERAPTRIGNRMGRPEKSERRDLSPPVHTLFPIGEAGGAQRNVADAAKHAETMSDTPGVIEVQIGRQRCGRCGTETFKNRCPDCDQRTAPDYRCPDCDQRVEPDEAGRVECDRCEREATCVEIREIDVHEEYRDALEAVGERENAFEILKGVKGLTSTTKIPEPIEKGVLRAKHDVSAFKDGTVRYDMTDLPVTAVRASELDVDVGQLQALGYDEDVHGEPLAHEDQLVELKVQDIVLSDGAAEHMMQTADFIDDLLESYYGLEPFYEIDDRQELVGELVFGMAPHTSAATIGRVIGFTSAAVGYAHPYFHAAKRRNCDGDEDCVMLLLDGLLNFSIKFLPDKRGGKMDAPLVMSSRIDPSEIDDEAHNMDIVSRYPREFYLATREMADPGEVDVRIAEDTLGTDDEYTGFEHTHDTTDIAMGPDLSAYKTLGSMMDKMDAQLELSRKLAAVDETDVAERVIEYHFLPDLIGNLRAFSRQETRCLDCGEKFRRMPLTETCRECGGRVNLTVHKGSVNKYMQTAIQVAEEYDCRSYTKQRLEVLERSLESIFENDKNKQSGIEDFM encoded by the coding sequence ATGCGCGAGGCAGACCGGCGGTACTTCGAACGCCTCGAATCCCAACTCGACGAGGCGTTCGACGTCGCCGAACGCGCGAAGGAGGGCAGCGCGGATCCGAAACCCGAGGTCGAGATTCCCGTCGCCAAGGACATGGCCGATCGGGTCGAGAACATCCTCGGGATCGAGGGGGTCGCCGAGCGCGTCCGCGAATTGGAAGGAGAAATGTCCCGCGAGGAGGCCGCCCTCGAACTCGCGAAGGACTTCGCCGAGGGTCGGGTCGGCGACTACGAGACGAAAGCCGGCAAGGTCGAAGGCGCCGTTCGAACCGCGGTCGCCCTGCTGACCGAGGGCGTCGTCGCCGCGCCGATCGAGGGGATCGACAAGGTCGAGATCGTAGAAAACGACGACGGAACGGAGTTCGTCAACGTCTACTACGCCGGACCGATCCGTTCCGCGGGCGGGACCGCGCAGGCGCTGTCCGTGCTGGTCGCGGACTACACCCGCGCGCTCGTCGGCATCGAGCAGTACGACGCCCGCCAGGAGGAGATCGAACGCTACGCCGAGGAGGTCGCCCTCTACGACAAGGAGACCGGCCTGCAGTACACGCCCAAGGACAAGGAGACGAAGTTCATCGCCAAGCACATGCCGATCATGCTGGACGGCGAGGCGACGGGCGACGAGGAGGTCTCCGGCTTCCGCGACTTAGAACGGGTCGACACCAACAGCGCCCGCGGCGGGATGTGTCTCGTCATGGCCGAGGGGATCGCGCTCAAGGCGCCGAAGATCCAGCGCTACACTCGGAACTTAGACGAGATCGACTGGCCGTGGCTCCAGGATCTCATCGACGGCACCTACTACGACGACGCGGAAGACGACGCGGAGTCCGGCGACGACGCCGACGAGGACGAAGCGCCCGCCGAAACGGACGGGGAGGCCGAAGACGACGCGGAGTCGGCCGTCGAGTCCGAGGGGCCGCCGCGCGTCGGCGAATCGAAGAAATTCCTCCGGGACCTGATCGCCGGTCGGCCGGTCTTCTCGCATCCCTGCGCGGAGGGCGGCTTCCGTCTGCGCTACGGCCGGGCGCGCAACCACGGCTTCGCGACCGCGGGGGTCCATCCCGCCGCGATGCACCTGGTCGATGACTTCCTCGCGACGGGTACCCAGATCAAGACCGAGCGACCGGGGAAAGCGGCCGGCGTCGTCCCCGTCGACTCGATCGAGGGGCCGACCGTCAAACTCGCCAACGGCGACGTCCGGCGGATCGACGACCCCGAGAACGCCGTAGAGATCAGAAACGGCGTCGAGAAGATCTTGGACCTCGGCGAGTACCTCGTCAACTACGGCGAGTTCGTCGAGAACAACCACCCGCTCGCGCCCGCTTCCTACACCTACGAGTGGTGGGTCCAGGACCTCGACGCGGCCGGCGCGGACGTCCAGGCGCTCGAGGACGATCCGCACGTCAACCTCGAGTTTCCGCCCGCCGATCGCGCCCTCGAATGGGCCCGCGAGTACGACGCGCCCTTACACCCCGAGTACACCTACCTCTGGCACGACATCTCCGTCGAGGCCTTCTGCGACCTCGCGGCGACCGTCGCCGACGGACGGATCGAGGACGGGGTCGACGGCGAGGGCACGACGCTCGTGCTCGACTACGCCGACGCCACCCGCGAGGCGCTCGAGGCGATCGTCATCGAACACCGCCAGCGCGAGGGCGAGGGCCGCATCGAGATCGACGACTGGGGACCGTTCGTGCGATCGCTCGGCTGCGAGATCCGTCGGACCGCGACCGACGGCGCGCGGGCCGAGGTCGACGCCGAGGGCGAGGGCCCCGACCCGGGTGCCGGGGCGATCGAACTCGTCCGCACCTGGGCCGACGACGACCTCTCCGAGCGCGCCCGCACCTGGGGACACGAGGACGACGGTGATAACGCAATCGAGGCGGTCAACGAGGTCGCCCCGTTTCCGGTCCGCGAGCGCGCCCCCACTCGGATCGGTAACCGGATGGGCCGGCCCGAGAAGTCCGAACGCCGGGACCTGAGTCCGCCGGTGCACACGCTGTTCCCGATCGGCGAGGCCGGCGGCGCCCAGCGAAATGTCGCCGACGCGGCCAAACACGCCGAGACGATGTCGGACACGCCCGGCGTCATCGAGGTGCAGATCGGCCGCCAGCGCTGTGGACGGTGCGGCACGGAGACGTTCAAGAACCGCTGTCCCGACTGCGACCAGCGGACCGCGCCCGACTACCGCTGTCCCGACTGCGACCAGCGGGTCGAACCCGACGAGGCGGGCCGCGTCGAGTGCGATCGCTGCGAGCGCGAGGCCACCTGCGTCGAGATCCGCGAGATCGACGTCCACGAGGAGTACCGAGACGCCCTGGAGGCCGTCGGCGAGCGGGAGAACGCCTTCGAGATCCTCAAAGGCGTAAAGGGGCTGACTTCGACGACCAAGATCCCCGAACCGATCGAGAAGGGGGTCTTACGCGCGAAACACGACGTGAGCGCGTTCAAGGACGGCACCGTTCGGTACGACATGACCGACCTTCCCGTGACGGCCGTCCGGGCGAGCGAACTGGACGTCGACGTCGGTCAATTGCAGGCGCTCGGCTACGATGAGGACGTCCACGGCGAACCGCTCGCCCACGAGGACCAGCTGGTCGAACTGAAGGTCCAGGATATCGTCCTCTCCGACGGCGCCGCCGAGCACATGATGCAGACGGCGGACTTCATCGACGACCTCTTGGAGAGCTACTACGGCCTCGAACCGTTCTACGAGATCGACGATCGGCAGGAACTCGTCGGCGAACTGGTTTTCGGGATGGCACCCCACACGAGCGCCGCAACTATCGGGAGAGTGATCGGATTCACGAGCGCGGCGGTCGGATACGCGCATCCGTACTTTCACGCCGCAAAACGCCGGAATTGCGACGGTGACGAGGATTGCGTGATGCTCCTTCTCGACGGCCTATTGAACTTTAGCATCAAATTCTTGCCAGATAAACGAGGGGGAAAAATGGACGCGCCCTTGGTCATGTCCTCCCGGATCGACCCGTCCGAGATCGACGACGAGGCCCACAACATGGACATCGTCTCGCGGTACCCCCGCGAGTTCTACCTCGCTACTCGCGAGATGGCCGATCCCGGGGAAGTGGACGTCCGGATCGCCGAGGACACCCTCGGCACCGACGACGAATACACCGGCTTCGAGCACACCCACGACACGACGGACATCGCGATGGGTCCCGACCTCTCGGCGTACAAGACCCTCGGCTCGATGATGGACAAGATGGACGCGCAACTCGAACTCTCGCGGAAACTCGCGGCGGTCGACGAGACCGACGTCGCCGAGCGGGTGATCGAGTACCACTTCTTGCCGGACCTGATCGGCAATCTCCGGGCGTTCTCGCGCCAGGAAACCCGGTGTCTCGACTGCGGCGAGAAGTTCCGTCGGATGCCGCTGACCGAAACCTGCCGGGAGTGCGGCGGTCGGGTCAACCTCACCGTCCACAAGGGATCGGTGAACAAGTACATGCAGACGGCGATCCAGGTCGCCGAGGAGTACGACTGTCGCTCCTACACGAAACAGCGGTTAGAGGTCCTGGAGCGATCGCTCGAGAGCATCTTCGAAAACGACAAAAACAAGCAATCGGGCATCGAGGACTTCATGTGA